The DNA sequence GGGCACGTTGTATTCGGCCATGGGGTAGGTAGTTGTAGGCGCCATCATGCGGTGCCCTGCTGCCCCTGGAATCAGGCTAGGCTTTGAGTGCCTTTGCAGAGGGAGACCCACGGAGAGGGTGGCATCATTGGCCATTGAGAAAGAGAGGGTGGTGAGGCTGCCAACCTATGCGTTGCCAGACTGAACTTCTTCCTGCTTGCCTCTGGGAATCCTGCCTGGGCTCCAACCACTGAGGCTGTCCCATGTATAAAGGTCAGCGTGGACAACAGCAACATGTGCCAAGGCAAACACCAGGCAGCCACAATCTCCTGGCTGGACTATACAGCACCAGGCCCTGGTGTGATCCATTCCCAGAAGCCCTCCGCGGCTGTTGTCTCATGTCCCCAACTGCCTGCAATGACCAAGCTGCCACTtgcttgtcccctccccctccagcctTCATTCTGTAACCACATGCTGACTCGGGGGTTCTCAACTCAAATCCTTGTAGCAGTCTTCTAAGAAACAAAGGCCCAGAGAGGGCAAGGCGCTTCTTTGAGATCATACAGAAGTCAGTAGCAAGCAGGGCATCCTTGAGCCATCGCCATGTAGTCTCAGAGGAGGGTAATAGACTTGGCCTTGCCCTGTGATGTCCTGATCGGTTGTCTGTTTCAGGTACGGCTCCTACATAGTCTGGAAAGAGCTGGGAGGTTTCACAGAGGAGGCCATGGTTCCCTTGGGTCTCTACACTGGTCAGCTGGCTCTGAACTGGGCGTGGCCCCCCATCTTCTTTGGTGCCCGGCAGATGGGCTGGGTAAGTATGGCTGTAACGTGACTCTTAGGTCATTGAAGATGGCTCTGGGGGAGCAGGTGACATCACATCCCAGATAGGATCAGTATCTACAGGGGTAAGGCCTGTGGCCTGCAGCCCCTTTAGGAATTCCACGAGTCTGGTGCAGTGGGGTCCTTGTAGTCCCAGCTCTCGAGAGGCTGAAGTGGGACAATCAGTTGAGTCCAGGAGAGAGCCATGGGTCAGCCTAGGTGACAGTGGCCTGTGTACTAATGTCATTTCAGCTCCTCTTCCCTCCATGAAGAAAGTCTAGAGGGCCAGGTTGAAGTGGTGGCGCTGAGATCTTGGGTATATAAGCAATGGCGTGAGGCACTGGTGATACATCTGGTGCTCTGTGTTCTGATACATGAGGACAAAACCTCTCCTTAAAAATGTTcagtgatgggctggagagatggctcagcagttaagagtactgactgcttttccagaggtcctgagttcaattcccagcaaccccatggtggctcacaaccatttgcaatAGGATCAGATGACCTcctctggtgtggctgaagacagctacagtgtacttatataaaataaataattcttaaaaaaaaaaaaaaaagttcagtggtggcgcatgccattaatcccagcactcaggaagcagaggcaggcggatttctgagtttgaggccagcctggtctacagagtgagttctagaggCGGGCATCAGACCCTAAGTTTCAGTAGGGTTAAGTGAGGCTTCTAGACTTGGCATGGCCTTAGTCTTCCCATCTTCTGTCTTTGCAGGCCTTGGCCGATCTTCTGCTTGTCAGTGGGGTAGCGACTGCCACGACCCTGGCTTGGCACCGAGTGAGCCCACCGGCTGCCCGCTTGCTATACCCTTACCTGGCCTGGCTGGCCTTTGCCACCGTGCTCAACTACTATGTATGGCGTGATAACTCTGGCCGGCGAGGGGGCTCCCGGCTTGCAGAGTGAAGACACGCAGCCATCAGGAATGTAGCCCTGCCAGCCAGGCCCCGTGGGTGGTGGCCATCATGCTTTCATGACCATTGGGCCTGCTGGTCTACCTGGTCTTAGCCCAGGAAGCCACCAGGTAGGTTAGGGTGGTCGGTGCCAAGTCTCATGCAGGCACAGTTACACTTGCCTTTCTGCACTGCTCCAGGCATACCCTTGGAGCATGGGGCTTTTAAAGCTAAATAAAGTCTCTAACTTCATGTGTAACAGACTCTGTACTTAGTGGGACATCTGGCCTGTTGGACAGGCAGATGGTGGACAAGCAGGATGGCTCTGCTGCTGAGGCTGGGCCTGTCTGGGCTGGTACCACCCAGGCTCTCCACCTAGGGTCACCCAACTGGCAGGAAGAGGGTGTTAAATTCCAGCGCCCTCTcacctgctcagcctgctcccaTAGGCCTCATGGGTATACGTTGTCCCTACAGGGCACAAATGACCCATCAGGTATCACAGACACCCATACCGGACACTTTGATGGGTAGTGCACCCAAGACTTGGGAAGGGCTTCTTGGCAGTGCCTACCACTGGAAGCACCTTCTCTATGCTGTCACCAGCTCACGGGACAATAGCTTTCTGCAGCCTTTAATGAGAAGGGCACTTGGCCTGCTGGTTTAGACCGGTCTCTGGCTTGTGCTTATTCCCACAGCACAGGCCTTAAACTTTTACCCGATGTCCCCAGCCAACTGGCTCGAGGGGCTGGGTGGCCAACTGTCAATATGGGAGCCATGTTGATTTAGGATTAGAGGGGGCTGTTAAACACCTGAGTTTGTGGTCAGCCACTGGCATCTCCCAGGAGGCCAGGCCAGGGCCTGCAGAGCTCAGCCTCCCATTTCCTTCTTCAGCAGCATGTGCTGGCCTTTGGTGACCCCTTAAGTGGAGAGAGCAACCAGGGTGTGGATGAATAACCACTGTCTCTACAGCTGGCTGATGGCCAAGCCTGATGCTGGGCCAGCTGGCACATATGAAGTACCTGACTTCTTtagacttttaaattatatttttgtgtgtacatgcatgaccATTCACATGTCCCGTGgtatacacatggaggtcagaggacaaccgtGGGAGCTAGTTCTCTTCCTgtagttcccagggaggtcttcaggcttggcagcaggtatCTTTACTTGGTGAGCTGTCTTGCTGGTCCTCTGTCAGCCCCCAGAGCCTCTTAACCACCTCATGAATGGCCTCTCATCCCCACTCCAGAACAAGTAGGTAACACAGAGAATGCTATTTCTCAAGGCCACCAGGTAGGACCAAGTCTCAGACCCTGTGACCCCCAAAGCCCCCTTGGGTTGGTGGTATAGACAGGACAGGTCAGAGCTCTTCTCCAGCTTGGAATTGGGACTCTCACTAGGAAGCCAAACTGCCTTAGGGAGCTCAGaggtctttcttttccttctcatttttcaaAGCACACGTGGTGACATGTTGGGTCTGCCTGCAACCTTGGAGGAACAC is a window from the Mus pahari chromosome 17, PAHARI_EIJ_v1.1, whole genome shotgun sequence genome containing:
- the Tspo gene encoding translocator protein; amino-acid sequence: MPESWVPAVGLTLVPSLGGFMGAYFVRGEGLRWYASLQKPSWHPPRWTLAPIWGTLYSAMGYGSYIVWKELGGFTEEAMVPLGLYTGQLALNWAWPPIFFGARQMGWALADLLLVSGVATATTLAWHRVSPPAARLLYPYLAWLAFATVLNYYVWRDNSGRRGGSRLAE